From the genome of Zalophus californianus isolate mZalCal1 chromosome 6, mZalCal1.pri.v2, whole genome shotgun sequence, one region includes:
- the CNIH1 gene encoding protein cornichon homolog 1 isoform X2, protein MAFTFAAFCYMLALLLTAALIFFAIWHIIAFDELKTDYKNPIDQCNTLNPLVLPEYLIHAFFCVMFLCAAEWLTLGLNMPLLAYHIWRYMSRPVMSGPGLYDPTTIMNADILAYCQKEGWCKLAFYLLAFFYYLYGFYYGRR, encoded by the exons ATGGCGTTCACGTTCGCGGCCTTCTGCTACATGCTGGCGCTGCTGCTCACCGCCGCGCTCATCTTCTTCGCCATCTGGCAC attatagCATTTGATGAACTGAAGACTGATTACAAGAATCCTATAGACCAGTGTAATACCCTGAATCCT CTTGTACTTCCAGAGTACCTCATCCATGCTTTCTTCTGTGTCATGTTTCTTTGTGCAGCAGAGTGGCTTACGCTGGGTCTCAATATGCCTCTCTTGGCATATCATATTTGGAG GTATATGAGTAGACCAGTGATGAGTGGACCAGGACTCTATGACCCTACGACCATCATGAATGCAGACATTTTAGCGTATTGTCAGAAAGAAGGCTGGTGCAAATTAGCTTTTTATCTTCTAGCATTTTTTTACTACCTATACgg TTTCTATTATGGAAGACGATGA
- the CNIH1 gene encoding protein cornichon homolog 1 isoform X1 — MAFTFAAFCYMLALLLTAALIFFAIWHIIAFDELKTDYKNPIDQCNTLNPLVLPEYLIHAFFCVMFLCAAEWLTLGLNMPLLAYHIWRYMSRPVMSGPGLYDPTTIMNADILAYCQKEGWCKLAFYLLAFFYYLYGMIYVLVSS; from the exons ATGGCGTTCACGTTCGCGGCCTTCTGCTACATGCTGGCGCTGCTGCTCACCGCCGCGCTCATCTTCTTCGCCATCTGGCAC attatagCATTTGATGAACTGAAGACTGATTACAAGAATCCTATAGACCAGTGTAATACCCTGAATCCT CTTGTACTTCCAGAGTACCTCATCCATGCTTTCTTCTGTGTCATGTTTCTTTGTGCAGCAGAGTGGCTTACGCTGGGTCTCAATATGCCTCTCTTGGCATATCATATTTGGAG GTATATGAGTAGACCAGTGATGAGTGGACCAGGACTCTATGACCCTACGACCATCATGAATGCAGACATTTTAGCGTATTGTCAGAAAGAAGGCTGGTGCAAATTAGCTTTTTATCTTCTAGCATTTTTTTACTACCTATACgg catGATCTATGTTTTGGTGAGCTCTTAG